A stretch of Lacipirellulaceae bacterium DNA encodes these proteins:
- a CDS encoding isoprenylcysteine carboxylmethyltransferase family protein, whose translation MAATHLSRILLITGFLIVLAVTQLARKRATGADSTVTKRSDHIASRFGVRITSALTALAIVVYTLNPELLAWSSFQTSTSVIVMGATAGTLGTALAVWSYRCLGMNWSDSVQTNAGQRLITRGPYRCVRHPLYTSFGLLILGMILITGNWLIGLLGLSIMPLLFQRALLEERYLEAKFGEDYRAYVKHSGRFLPKACGGEQSTP comes from the coding sequence ATGGCAGCGACGCATCTTTCGAGGATCCTGTTGATTACTGGGTTCCTGATCGTACTGGCTGTTACCCAGCTTGCTCGCAAGCGCGCTACGGGGGCGGATAGCACAGTGACGAAACGTAGCGACCATATCGCTTCACGTTTCGGAGTTCGAATCACAAGTGCCCTGACAGCATTGGCAATTGTGGTTTACACCTTGAACCCGGAATTGCTTGCGTGGTCAAGTTTCCAGACTTCAACGTCTGTCATCGTTATGGGAGCAACTGCTGGCACGCTCGGTACTGCCTTGGCGGTTTGGTCTTATCGTTGCCTGGGAATGAATTGGAGCGACAGTGTTCAAACCAATGCCGGACAGCGTTTGATCACGAGAGGCCCCTACCGCTGCGTCCGTCATCCGCTGTACACCTCTTTCGGGCTACTTATCCTTGGAATGATCTTGATTACGGGTAACTGGCTAATTGGGTTACTGGGTCTGTCGATAATGCCACTGCTCTTCCAGCGTGCGCTTCTCGAAGAACGGTATCTTGAAGCAAAGTTTGGCGAAGACTATCGAGCATATGTTAAGCACAGCGGACGGTTTTTACCCAAGGCTTGTGGGGGCGAGCAGAGTACACCGTGA
- a CDS encoding nicotinamide-nucleotide amidohydrolase family protein, with the protein MNGGDPQTTSAVQNSIRAPLSASTTSLVRLLRSESLRMVLAESCTSGRAAAALGAIPDISEYFCGSVIAYRDQTKIDLLDVGAEGIEQWTSTSEPVAMQMACSVLFKTSEADYAASITGHLGPMSAECHDGMVYIGLAWRTNDGVKPYQVTLKNLKAKNRLARRDEATAELFEQLRRCILATRHPTE; encoded by the coding sequence ATGAATGGCGGCGATCCGCAGACAACATCCGCAGTCCAAAACTCGATCCGTGCCCCGTTGAGTGCCAGTACGACAAGCTTGGTCAGGCTGCTCAGGAGCGAGTCCTTGCGTATGGTTCTGGCCGAAAGTTGCACTTCGGGGCGCGCTGCGGCTGCTCTGGGGGCGATCCCAGATATTTCGGAGTACTTCTGTGGTTCGGTGATTGCTTATCGCGATCAAACAAAGATTGATCTGCTCGACGTTGGAGCGGAAGGTATTGAGCAATGGACTAGCACCAGCGAACCCGTAGCGATGCAGATGGCGTGCAGTGTTTTATTCAAGACCTCTGAGGCTGATTATGCCGCTTCAATCACCGGGCATCTTGGTCCGATGTCCGCAGAGTGCCACGATGGCATGGTTTATATCGGCTTAGCTTGGAGGACTAACGATGGAGTGAAGCCCTACCAAGTAACCTTGAAGAATCTCAAGGCGAAGAATCGATTGGCCCGCCGAGATGAAGCGACAGCAGAATTATTTGAGCAGCTAAGACGTTGCATACTTGCGACACGACATCCCACAGAATAA
- a CDS encoding helix-turn-helix domain-containing protein: MSREQQGMFTAKEVAQRLRVSTRMVYKLVSGGKLQCYRVGTAMRFTTQQLEAFLTESQCTSPSERKMSFPHLDL, translated from the coding sequence ATGTCACGAGAACAGCAAGGAATGTTCACAGCGAAAGAAGTTGCCCAGCGGCTGCGCGTCTCTACCAGAATGGTCTACAAGCTTGTCTCTGGCGGAAAGCTGCAATGCTATCGGGTTGGTACCGCAATGCGATTTACTACGCAGCAACTGGAAGCTTTCCTGACAGAAAGCCAGTGCACAAGCCCTTCTGAGCGGAAGATGTCTTTTCCTCACCTTGATTTGTAG
- a CDS encoding Hsp20/alpha crystallin family protein yields the protein MAGALTARGPSSTTARSNAGRGLIDDLEQAASRLWGEIGEGWFAPHVTANMDIAETESTLEVKVDLPGMKASEIDISLSDNILTISGEREEQKEEKGKSFHRVERSSGRFSRTTSLPCSVEEGEAVAEFHDGVLCVTLPKAEEAKSRKIEVKS from the coding sequence ATGGCAGGTGCATTAACAGCTCGAGGGCCCAGCTCTACCACAGCACGCTCTAACGCTGGGCGAGGTTTGATCGATGACCTTGAGCAGGCTGCTTCACGACTTTGGGGCGAGATTGGCGAAGGATGGTTTGCCCCGCACGTCACGGCAAACATGGACATCGCTGAAACCGAAAGTACCCTTGAGGTCAAAGTAGATCTTCCAGGCATGAAGGCCAGCGAGATTGACATCAGCCTCAGCGACAACATCCTTACGATTAGTGGCGAACGCGAGGAGCAGAAAGAGGAAAAAGGGAAATCGTTCCATCGAGTTGAACGCTCTAGCGGTCGCTTCTCAAGAACGACCTCTTTGCCTTGCTCTGTCGAAGAAGGAGAGGCCGTCGCTGAATTTCATGACGGGGTCCTCTGCGTCACGCTTCCCAAGGCGGAAGAAGCAAAGTCGCGAAAAATCGAAGTCAAGAGCTAA
- a CDS encoding DUF2934 domain-containing protein, whose translation MSTTSLELLLLTEDELDEAKAQVEEAAYFKWLDAGCPQGVADELWQEAELEWIEYSYVPDRLPAAISD comes from the coding sequence ATGTCCACCACCTCACTCGAATTGCTGCTGCTCACTGAAGATGAGCTCGACGAAGCGAAAGCGCAAGTTGAGGAAGCAGCCTACTTTAAGTGGCTTGATGCAGGGTGCCCACAGGGCGTTGCTGACGAACTCTGGCAAGAAGCGGAGCTGGAATGGATTGAATACAGCTATGTTCCAGATCGATTGCCAGCAGCAATTAGTGATTAA
- the focA gene encoding formate transporter FocA, with product MPVSKTNNQTQDIHIDAFLPVEMAKRAEQIGVQKAALPASKMFVLAVLAGAFIALGAIFATVVTTQTAQTLSFGVTRLLGGVAFCLGLVLVVVAGAELFTGNNLVVMALASGKLTVTRLLWSWTIVYAGNFTGAVLTALIMLFTRQYNQAHGGIGLNVLSIAANKCSYSFLQAFSLGILCNALVCLAVWLCYSARSTTDKILAILFPITAFVAAGFEHSVANMYFVPAGLFVKSFAEEHFWEIVDKTSTEFVGLNWENFLVANLLPVTLGNIVGGSLMVGLVYWFVYLRGQDEG from the coding sequence GTGCCTGTCAGTAAGACAAACAATCAGACGCAAGACATACATATCGACGCATTCTTACCAGTCGAAATGGCAAAGCGCGCCGAACAGATTGGAGTCCAGAAAGCAGCGCTCCCAGCGAGCAAAATGTTTGTCCTGGCGGTGCTTGCCGGTGCGTTCATCGCCTTGGGAGCTATCTTCGCAACAGTGGTCACGACACAAACCGCACAAACATTATCATTCGGGGTTACCCGATTACTAGGAGGCGTCGCCTTTTGTCTAGGGCTAGTTCTCGTTGTCGTAGCGGGAGCGGAACTCTTCACGGGAAATAACCTTGTCGTGATGGCTCTTGCAAGTGGCAAACTGACAGTCACCCGGCTGCTCTGGAGCTGGACCATCGTGTATGCCGGCAACTTCACTGGAGCAGTGCTAACAGCGTTGATCATGCTTTTTACTCGACAATACAACCAAGCTCATGGTGGCATTGGCCTGAATGTTCTAAGCATCGCCGCCAACAAGTGCTCTTATAGCTTCTTACAGGCTTTTTCCTTAGGTATCCTCTGCAACGCCTTAGTTTGCTTAGCTGTGTGGCTCTGCTACAGCGCTCGAAGCACTACCGACAAAATCCTCGCCATTCTCTTTCCGATCACAGCGTTCGTTGCTGCTGGATTCGAGCATAGTGTTGCCAACATGTACTTCGTACCGGCAGGGCTCTTTGTGAAGTCTTTTGCTGAAGAACATTTCTGGGAGATCGTCGATAAGACTTCGACTGAGTTCGTTGGCCTGAATTGGGAGAACTTTCTAGTAGCGAATCTTTTGCCCGTGACCCTGGGAAACATTGTTGGAGGTTCACTAATGGTTGGGCTTGTCTATTGGTTCGTCTATTTGCGCGGGCAAGACGAGGGCTAG
- a CDS encoding universal stress protein, protein MSTIKNILIPVDFSKCSQDATIYAEEIAERFDAAIHLLHVIEPIIVAPMIGESLPTTYLDQQESSVQEQLNRWMTAEHSVSRSSGRAIRHGSPFVEIIRYARENQIDLIVMGTHGLTGLKHALIGSVAEKVVRKASCPVLTVREAEHEFEMP, encoded by the coding sequence ATGAGTACCATCAAGAACATCCTCATTCCCGTAGACTTCAGTAAGTGTTCGCAGGACGCGACGATCTACGCTGAGGAAATTGCGGAACGATTCGACGCAGCAATTCACTTGCTGCATGTGATCGAGCCAATTATTGTCGCCCCGATGATTGGAGAATCGCTGCCGACAACTTACCTGGATCAACAAGAGAGTTCTGTTCAGGAGCAATTGAATCGCTGGATGACAGCAGAACACAGCGTTAGTCGTTCAAGTGGCCGCGCAATCCGCCATGGGAGCCCCTTCGTAGAGATCATTCGCTATGCAAGAGAGAATCAGATTGATCTCATCGTGATGGGTACCCACGGTCTAACAGGTCTCAAACATGCATTGATTGGAAGTGTCGCGGAAAAAGTTGTTCGCAAGGCCAGCTGCCCCGTCTTAACAGTTCGAGAAGCCGAACATGAATTCGAGATGCCCTAG
- a CDS encoding ZIP family metal transporter, translating to MIEWFSQQTPIRQSLMAGLFTWAVTALGASLVFFAARVNRRVLDAMLGFSGGVMLAASYWSLLAPAIEISEQGSLPAWLPPAVGFLLGCAALWMLDKLLPHLHIGYPTEEAEGPKTTWRRAILLVSAITLHNIPEGLAVGVAFGGVIAGLPSANLGAAVALAIGIGIQNFPEGVAVALPLRGEGVSRLRCFWYGQLSALVEPPAAVLGAAAVVYAAPILPYALSFAAGAMIYVVVEELIPESQREGNVDLATVNLIVGFTVMMILDVALG from the coding sequence ATGATCGAGTGGTTCAGCCAACAAACGCCGATTCGACAATCATTGATGGCAGGATTGTTTACCTGGGCAGTCACTGCTCTGGGTGCATCACTGGTATTCTTTGCTGCGAGAGTGAATCGGAGAGTTCTCGACGCCATGTTGGGTTTCTCAGGCGGTGTGATGCTCGCTGCAAGTTACTGGTCTTTATTGGCACCAGCGATTGAAATTTCCGAGCAGGGTTCTCTCCCCGCATGGCTGCCTCCAGCAGTAGGGTTTCTCCTGGGCTGCGCTGCGCTCTGGATGCTGGATAAGCTGCTTCCGCACCTTCACATTGGCTATCCAACGGAAGAGGCAGAAGGGCCGAAAACGACATGGCGACGCGCAATCCTGCTGGTCTCCGCGATTACCTTGCACAACATCCCTGAAGGACTGGCCGTTGGTGTCGCATTCGGCGGTGTGATTGCCGGCCTCCCGTCTGCGAACCTGGGGGCAGCCGTAGCGCTTGCAATTGGAATCGGAATCCAAAACTTCCCTGAAGGTGTGGCCGTTGCCTTGCCACTCCGTGGTGAAGGTGTCAGCCGGTTGAGATGCTTTTGGTACGGACAACTTTCGGCATTGGTTGAACCTCCTGCTGCGGTCCTAGGAGCGGCGGCGGTAGTGTATGCTGCTCCGATACTGCCGTACGCTTTAAGCTTCGCTGCGGGTGCAATGATCTACGTCGTTGTCGAAGAACTGATTCCCGAATCCCAAAGGGAGGGCAACGTTGATTTGGCGACAGTAAACCTAATAGTTGGCTTCACTGTCATGATGATCTTGGATGTTGCCCTGGGCTGA
- a CDS encoding DUF2267 domain-containing protein, which translates to MASSGLKQFDSTIHKTNQWLHELSEELELETHGQAYHALRTVLHTLRDRLMLPETVDLAAQLPMLVRGFFYEGWQPVEVPIQDRTKEQFLEHVREGYREDKFTDVERVTRAVFRVLAKHVSEGEVRDIRHCLPDSLQGLW; encoded by the coding sequence ATGGCTAGCTCAGGGCTTAAACAATTTGACTCGACGATACACAAGACCAACCAGTGGCTCCACGAATTGTCCGAGGAGCTTGAACTAGAGACTCATGGTCAAGCCTACCACGCCCTACGGACAGTGCTGCACACGCTACGAGATCGCTTGATGCTTCCTGAAACAGTCGATCTAGCTGCACAACTGCCCATGCTTGTGCGAGGGTTTTTCTACGAAGGTTGGCAGCCGGTAGAGGTCCCTATTCAAGATCGTACGAAAGAACAATTTCTAGAACATGTGCGTGAAGGCTACAGAGAAGATAAATTCACGGATGTTGAGAGGGTTACGAGGGCAGTCTTTCGTGTCCTTGCAAAGCATGTCAGCGAAGGCGAAGTCCGCGATATCCGACACTGCTTACCCGATAGCCTTCAAGGACTCTGGTAG
- a CDS encoding MFS transporter, giving the protein MFPAAVWGSTGPIVWAWSIALSMLIASILSPFLGAIADGHACKWLWLAGTAYSGSVCCLLLGIMPTDYPWLIVFIFFLANLSFELSLTFYNGFLPELAEEDRLNQISSWGYGLGYVGGGIALLISVLIISYGQYLGLTDRICQLKFSIVFMGLWWGIFTLPAVLLLRDKHVAESGPRSTLDWAQYSWRDVVSTIRSIRKYKMLALFLLAFLCYNDGVQTVLSQSSTFALQELSFTESELVKVILMIQFAALPGAIAVGWASDQWGQKRVLMWCLAVWIILLTLAYFIESKHEFWILGGAVAMVMGGTQSVSRAVMGVMTPQKQSAKFFGFYNFSGKATGFFGSFMFGLILAFTGSSRLAIVSLLILFGLGMALLSRANFVKARRVSS; this is encoded by the coding sequence GTGTTTCCAGCGGCAGTATGGGGATCGACAGGTCCCATCGTCTGGGCTTGGAGCATCGCGTTGTCGATGCTGATCGCTTCGATACTTTCTCCATTCCTAGGTGCGATTGCCGACGGGCATGCTTGCAAGTGGTTGTGGCTGGCAGGCACAGCATACAGCGGTTCTGTCTGCTGCCTATTGCTGGGGATTATGCCGACCGATTACCCCTGGCTGATCGTTTTCATCTTCTTCCTAGCTAACCTAAGCTTCGAACTCTCGCTCACATTCTACAATGGTTTCCTTCCTGAGCTAGCTGAGGAAGATAGACTCAATCAAATCTCGTCGTGGGGGTATGGCCTTGGGTACGTCGGAGGCGGAATAGCGCTCTTGATCTCCGTACTAATCATTAGCTACGGCCAATACCTTGGGTTAACTGATCGAATATGCCAACTCAAGTTCAGCATCGTTTTCATGGGATTATGGTGGGGTATCTTCACGCTCCCCGCAGTACTGCTACTGCGTGACAAGCATGTTGCTGAGTCCGGCCCAAGGTCAACTCTCGATTGGGCCCAATACTCTTGGCGTGATGTGGTTTCCACAATACGTAGCATTCGAAAATACAAAATGCTTGCGTTGTTTCTGTTAGCTTTTCTTTGTTACAACGATGGAGTGCAAACCGTATTGAGCCAATCTTCGACCTTTGCCTTGCAAGAACTGAGTTTCACAGAGAGCGAGCTAGTAAAAGTCATTCTTATGATTCAGTTTGCCGCACTGCCGGGTGCGATCGCGGTTGGTTGGGCGTCTGACCAATGGGGGCAGAAGCGCGTGCTTATGTGGTGCCTTGCTGTTTGGATTATCCTGCTGACTCTTGCGTATTTCATAGAGAGTAAGCATGAGTTTTGGATACTTGGCGGAGCAGTCGCCATGGTAATGGGAGGAACTCAATCGGTCAGTCGTGCCGTCATGGGAGTTATGACTCCCCAGAAACAGTCCGCGAAGTTCTTTGGATTTTATAATTTCTCTGGGAAGGCAACCGGATTCTTCGGCTCCTTCATGTTCGGGCTTATTCTGGCGTTCACAGGTAGCTCTCGCTTGGCCATTGTGAGTTTGTTAATCTTATTTGGCTTGGGTATGGCTCTTCTATCGCGTGCTAACTTCGTCAAGGCGCGGCGAGTAAGCAGCTAG
- a CDS encoding CBS domain-containing protein: MTRKVESVWPTHTLAQVAAVVLREGVSGVPVVSQDGVCVGVFSISDFLKAEEKVAEKQVEAASSGYFTSDLVLPSRVYDEQLEKIRKEIALAAERPVSEFMSTDLIYADLDAPLSKILASVIDSRIHRLLVLDEERHLKGLVSTIDILMALKQASQRRS, from the coding sequence ATGACCCGAAAAGTGGAGTCTGTTTGGCCGACACACACTCTGGCACAAGTTGCAGCCGTTGTTCTCAGGGAGGGTGTTTCCGGTGTCCCGGTTGTTTCGCAAGATGGTGTCTGTGTTGGTGTCTTCTCAATCAGCGACTTCCTAAAGGCTGAAGAGAAGGTTGCAGAGAAACAGGTAGAGGCAGCAAGTTCAGGTTACTTTACGAGCGACTTGGTCCTGCCCTCTAGAGTCTATGACGAACAGCTCGAAAAGATTCGCAAGGAGATCGCTCTCGCTGCGGAGCGACCAGTCAGCGAGTTCATGTCAACGGATCTGATCTACGCGGACCTTGACGCTCCCTTGTCGAAGATCCTTGCATCAGTGATCGATTCCCGTATCCATCGCCTGCTCGTGCTTGATGAGGAACGTCATCTCAAAGGATTGGTCTCCACGATTGATATTCTGATGGCACTCAAGCAAGCCTCTCAGAGGAGGTCGTAA